The region CCCAGGGATCGGGTCTGTTGGGTAGGCCataaagttcatttgggtttttccatccAATCTttcggaaaaacccgaacgaactttttggccaacccagtattttgGTATCTGACTTAATTTGGATGAAAACttaaacacaaaaatacagcAGCTGCCTTCAGAACTGCCCTGCATTCACACTGGCCACCGACTTCAGAGTGTCTCCTTTGTCTTCAGGGGCTGCCCTTAAATAGGGATTTGCATGTCCTCGCCGTTCTTGTTGtggttttactttatttcatcTAGTGCATATGTAtccaagctttaaaaaaaattttaaggaaagtaTACGTAAACTGGAATCTTTCACAGCTgttatgtgtgtttgtttctttttcaaattgtattCATGCATATTTTTAGTTGAATTCTCACAGTACCCCGGTAGGTGAGTCAGATATCTCCCAGAGACAGCGTTAACATGACATATTCAAAGACGTCCAGAAGCCAGGAGTAGAAGTGAGCTGGAACACTCCTTACCGTGGTGCCCCCAATTCCGTGACTAATCTGTGTCTGACACGTGACCTTCAGTATGTCCGCGGGAGCTGTTTGGAGGTCACACTAGTTAACACTTTAACTTTtccataatatttcattgtgacTCTTCCAGCTTATCCCTCAGGGATGGACAACTTGATATTCTAACGAGGCTTCCTGTGACTCTTCTCTActtagaagcagaattgctggggtGTAGGTCATGTACTTAACTTTGATCTAGAACAGTGTTCTCCAGAGTGGGGTTACCAAATTATCCTTTGAGCAGTGCATGTTCTCGTTTCCCCACACCTGTCCCAGCACCATGTGTCAGGCTTAACCTATGCAAACCTCGTATCTTGTTCCTAACTCTTACTTCCCTTCTAATGAGGTtaaatttacagtttttaaattcaCCAAAAACTGGTTACCAGCTATTAATAATGACTGTTTGATTACTTTTTCAATGTGTTTTAGATTTGTCAACAGCCCGAGTGTGGAAAGTGTAAAGCCTGTAAGGATATGGTTAAATTTGGTGGCAGCGGAAGGAGCAAACAGGCTTGCCAAAAGAGGAGGTAGGTTTGGCCAACACTTGTTCTTGAAATGGAGGAAAATGCCAGCTGATGGCAAATAGGCTTTGTGTGGGACAGCTGGGTTGACAGGTACAGAGCAGGCAGGGTCCCTTTGTCTAGCACTGTCACCAGGCCTGTCCCCGATTTCTAAGTAAAACACCTTCagttggttttactttttttttttttttattgcctgcaccgagaggcttgtgggatcttagttccccgaccagggattgaacccgggccccagcagtgagagcacagagtcctaaccagtggttTTACTTTTAAAGAGGACCTTGCTTATAATAACTGACTTTGTAGGTGTCCCAACATGGCCATGAAGGAGGCAGATGATGATGAAGAAGTGGATGACAATATTCCAGAGATGCCATCACCCAAAAAGATGCatcaggggaagaaaaagaagcagaacAAGGATCGGATCTTTTGGGTTGGAGAAGCTGTCAAGGTAATCCAGGAGCAGGCTCTCAGTCATTTTAGCGCTGCCCTTCTGAGAAGCCGGTTGTCTCGTATCTCGCTGCCAGACGTCTTAAGCAGCCTGAGCCCTGCAGCTGAGAAACCTGCCCGTTTGTCCCTGCCCATTTGTCCTGTTAGCGGAGCAGAGCTGACTGAGAGGCCGAGGCCTGTGGTCAAGCACCTGAAATGCATTTTTTTGCTTGTACGCCCAAGGACTCAGTTTTCCTCACACTCCAAAATGggctttttaaaactatatatatttatttatttaatttatttatttttggctgcgttgggtcttcatttctgtgcgtgggctttgtctagttgcggcgagggggggctactcttcgttgtggtacacaggcttctcattgtggtggcttctctttgttgcggagcacgggctataggcgcatgggctccagtagttgtggcacgcaggctcagtagtcgtggctctcgggctctagagcacagactcagtagtcgtggtgcacgggcttagttgctccacggcatgtgggatcttcctggaccagggctcgaacccatgtcccttgcattggcaggaggattcttaaccaccacgccaccagggaagtccccaaaatgggCATTTGATACAGTTCTTGGGGTGTCAGGCTGGTTCCCCTTCCAAGCTTGTTTTGAAGAGAGCCTTCACAGTCCTCTCTGGCCTAGGAGTAGGTGTTTGGGGGCACTAGCAGACCGTCTCCCGGGGGTTCTGTGGTTACCTGCCTGTCTAAGGGTCAAATCCTTTACCAAAGCTGGAGAGTGAATGTCATCTCAGTGTTGTTCTCTCGATGTCCATAAGGCAAAGATGGTCAGTTTCCTCAACAAGCGTGAGGCCTACCCTGCTGGATGCTGCTCTAGGCCTAGGCATAACTAAGCCCCTGCCTGTGACACATGTACTGTcaggagggcagggggcaggaagGGTGCTGGGGCCACGGAGGCTTCTTGGTGGGGCAACATCTGAACTGAAACCAAAAGGTTGGAGAGTAGCCAGCGCATGAAGGTCTGGGGAGGAACCAGAGCacaggccctgaggtgggaccaGCTTTCCTtgtgggagagaaaggaggaggtcCGTGTGGCTAAGGGAGGTGTGAGGAGTGGGGTACGGTGCTATTACAATTGAATGCTAGAATCCCATTTGCTGCTGACACAAGAGGGCAGAGGTGGTGATAGAGGGATGTGAGCGGCCTTTGCTGCAGGCTTCCAGCCAAAGAAGTTGGGTGTTCTCTATAGTAGCCAGGCTGGTAGAGCTCACGGCTTCTTGGAGAAATTGTTATGAGTGATACTTTCCTATAAAGTAACAGGAACTCGCAGGTCAAGCCTAGCACGGACCTTCAAACCCATCCTCACCTGAAATTAAGCTCTTGTTTTCAGACCGATGGGAAGAAGAGTTACTATAAGAAGGTATGCATCGACTCGGAAACCCTGGAAGTGGGGGACTGTGTTTCTGTTATTCCAGATGATTCTTCAAAACCACTGTATTTAGCAAGGTTTGTGTCCTTCCCTCTGCTTGACTTCAGCCCACACTTTCTGTTGAGTAAGTAGGAGGTTCCTATTTTATAAGAATAGCAGCAGCTCTTTGCCCTATACTAAAACCAAAAAATACATGTCCCCCAAGGAGACTCGGTCCAGATCTGCCGGTCAAGTTAGAACTTCCTTCCCGCCCCCTCTTCCGGCTCCAGGGTCACGGCGCTGTGGGAGGACAGCAGCAACGGGCAGATGTTTCATGCCCACTGGTTCTGTGCTGGGACGGACACAGTCCTCGGGGCCACGTCGGACCCCCTGGAGCTGTTCCTGGTAGACGAATGTGAGGACATGCAGCTTTCATACATTCACAGCAAAGTGCAGGTCGTCTATAAAGCCCCGTCGGAAAACTGGGCCTTGGAGGTGAGTGCCTGGCGCCCCTCGTGTGCCCCTCCTCGATGCGTGGGGTCATCATGGCTGACGGCAGTCTTGTCCCTAGGGAGGCGTGGACCCTGAGGCCCTGATGTCGGAGGGTGACGGAAAGACCTATTTCTACCAGCTTTGGTATGACCAAGACTACGCAAGATTTGAGTCCCCTCCAAAAACTCAGCCAATGGAGGACAACAAGTACAAGTGAGTGCCGCGACTGCGCTCCTGGGCCGCTCTGGTGGTGCTCGTGGACGCCATGCGTCTGCATGAAGCCCTCGAGCTTTTCCCGTGCTTCTCTCTGCTGGGTTTGCTTTCCCCACGTCTTCTGATCGTCTTCCTCACCAACCAAAGAGCAGCCTGACTGGGTTGCAGTGGCTGTAAGTGTGTGGACAGCCTGGTGGGGAGAAGCTGTCCCATCCAGGGACAGGATGTGTCTTTCTGGGTTCCTCAGTGTCTATACCACAGATCTTGTGTCTTTTCTCGTAAGTGAGATCTTTGATTCCATTTTATTGGAACTGGTGGGGGAATGCTTTTAGGGAAGCTTTTGCTTCTTATAAAGTGTTCAGTGCCCCACGTCTTCCTTTCTAACCTTGGTACCTCACTTGTTTTAACTAAAAGTGGCAGCCGGCACCTCCAGAGCGAGTGGTGTGTGACAGTAAGGCTGACAGGGCTGAGGCTAGGAGGGCTCGCTGCGATGCCTCTGGTGTTTCTCCAGTCAACCTGGAGCTGCCTTTTGGCTTGATCTGTTTTTAAGGCAATCTCTAATTCTCCTTTTAAGGGTTTATTAATCAGAAATAATGTTGCATTTTACCAAATACCTCTTCAGCCTTTAGAGGTAATAGCGTGAACCTCCTCTGACGTTTTGAGTTCCTGTCTTTACCACTGTCTGCATTATCGCTCGTGGTGGATTCTTGACCATATTCTAGACTGTTGTTAATGTCTTAGGATCGACTACTCAAAAGTGGGGTTGGCTTGTCATTTTCCTATTgtgtgtatctctgggctttggtcCCAAATAAGTGCTTTCAAAGTGTGAACATAAAAGTGCAGGAAAGCCAGTTCCTCCTAACATCTGTAAATCCTTCCTCTTGGTCACCAGAGTCTGGTGGCAGCTGCTTGTAGTCACTACCAGTCACTTAAGGGCCTTTGGTTTCTGTCCTTCACTCCTTCAGGTTCTGTGCAAGCTGTGCACGTCTGGCTGAAATGAGGCAGAAGGAAATTCCCAGGGTCATGGAGCAGCTCGAGGACCTGGATGGCCGGGTCCTCTACAGCTTAGCCACCAAGAACGGCATCCAGTATCGAGTGGGCGATGGCGTGTACCTCCCCCCCGAGGCCTTCACCTTCAAGTGAGTGCCCCTGGCTGCAGTCAGGGCCAGGAGCTCTGGGTCAGTACAGAGCTGGCTCCACAATGTCCCCCACCCCGCAGCCCAGTACCTGCTGCTGCCGAGCTGTCACAGTGTCATCTGCGGTGAGCAGACGTTATCCAGCCTTCCAGTGCAGAGCGACTATAATTCTGTGGCAGTGAAGCTGTctgtgaaagaagtcagacagagagccCGCTGGCTAAGGGAGAGCTTTAGGGTCAGTGGTGGATTCCTGCCCAGCTGGTCATGGCAGAGAGCCCCTCCCAGTTCCCATCTATCAAGTGGGGAGAGGAGTGCCTTGCCTGCCAGGCCCCTAAGGAATAAGTGAGTTAAAAGAAAGTTGCTTATTAGCACAGCGCCTGGCCTAAAGTAAAGGCTGACTGTGAGTTACTTGTTGGTAAATGGGAATTGCACCAAAAGacttgcgggacttccctggtggcgcactgattaagaatccacctgccaatataggggacacgggtttgatccctggtccgggaagatcccacatgccgcggagcaaccaagcccacacgccacaactactgagcctgtgctccgcaacaagagaagccaccacaatgagaagcccgcgcaccgcagcgaagagtagcccccgctcgccacaactagagaaagcccacacagcaacgaagacccaacacagccaaaaataaataaaatttaaaaaaaagacttccacATCAGAGGATTGACGCTCTTCAGGGAAAAATCAAAGCCACAGATATTGTCCACACTTGATCCATTCCTTGTTCGTTCTAAGAACTAGTGCGTGGTTGGATTTACAACCACCATTTTCTGAGCTTAGTCAGCTCAGTTTCCCGACTTGCAATTCCATTTTCCTCGAGTCCTAATTGGAGCCCAGTCCCCAACCTCCATTCAGTCACCGTACATTACAAAACATCGGTCCTTCCAGGCCCGCACAGTGAGTGTGCATCACGCCCTTTAGCTCCAGTTTTTGGCCTCGAAGGGGAGGACTCCCTGTAGTGCTGTCTACCAGATGCTCCTGGCACAGCTGAAGTGAGAGCACAGGTGTTCAGAGACACCTCTGGAGCCCGTCAGACTTCAGGGGGTCTGATGGGAAAGCACAGCAGCTGCCTCCCTGAGCTGCAGTCTTCAGAGTTTGCAGCCCTGCGGTCTTGGCAGCCTGGCATCTCATTTGCTGGCCTGAGTTAGCCAGTACGTGGTCAGGCCAAATTCGGCTTGCCCAGACCACGAGTCTTCTCCTCATGCCTCTCCCGCATTGCCTCTGGGTCGATGCCTCAGTCAGAGTGTAGGCTATGCCGTGGTAACAACTCTAAAATCACAGAAGTTTACTTCTTGCCTGTACTGTGTGGCCATTGTGGTTCAGGGGACTCGGACTGTTGTGTCACTCAGGGCCCTGGGCTGACGGAGCCCTGCCTTCTCAGGAGTCGGCAGTCAGAGGCGAGGGGAAGCACGCTGGAGGCTCTCCTGGCGCTCAGAGCTCCCGCTCCAAGTGCTTGTGCGTCCCTGCTGCGCACACCTGTAGAGCTGAACGAGCCACACGCCTGCCCTGAGGCTGGGAGCGGGGAGAACCTGAACAGCCTTAGCAACTATCCCCAGAGCACAGATGGAGAGTACCCATTTTAAAGTGTGGGTGAGATTTAGTCTCTAAATCTGGTCTAAGGGTATGTAGCTGCATTAGTTTAAAGTGTTTGAATTTAAGTGGTTATCGTCACTGATCAGTCATGCTGAGACTGCTTTTTAAGGCTTCATGTTCAGTCACTCATAACAGTTGCTTCTCTGCAGCATTAAGCTGTCCAGTCCTGTGAAACGCCCACGGAAGGAGCCTGTGGATGAAGCTCTGTATCCAGAACACTACCGGAAATACTCTGACTACATCAAAGGCAGCAACCTAGATGCCCCTGAGCCGTACCGTATTGGCCGCATCAAAGAGATCTTCTGCAGCAAGAAGAGCAACGGCAGGCCCAACGAGACGGATATCAAGATCAGAGTCAACAAGTTTTACAGGTCGGTGAAGCCTTTGCCCTTCGGGGGGCTCTGCCTGAGGCGGGGTGGTAACCGCACACACACAGTGGTGGTCTAAGAGTTGGGTGGAGGTATCTGTTCTTCCAAGTGTTTCTGATTACCTGGAGGGTACCGAGGATGACTACAGCTACATATCACAGCCCTCGCTTTCTCTCTTAAAGCTGCACAGCTTTGTCCAAAAGAAATCTGTGAGCAGAAGTCCAGAGTGTGACAAAGATAGGCGTGGAATGTCCTGGGCTTTGCCTGAGGCGCCCTCAGAACCCTGAGTTCTGTCCGCGTGTCCTGTCTCTGAACACTGTCCGTGTTCCgcccccctccccattccccatcCCCCTGTTCTTCTCAGGCCCTCTTCCCTGCTCTGGGGTTTCTCTCTGTCCAATGTCTTGGCTTCACTCAGTCTTTTTCTGGGATCCTAATAATGGTTAGGAGATAACCTGAAACTAATCCATACAGATAGGTCTAAAGTTGCTCCATGTCTTAGCTAATGTACGTGGAAGAGTTTTTGAGGTCTTTGCAATAATCAGTTGAGTAATGAGAAAGAACAAGGAATCTGGCTGTTATAGGCGAATGAAGGCAGCTCTAGACATGCTTTCTAACAGGAGACCAGCAGCTGGTCTTAACACAGGACAGGTTTTTTTGGGCTACACTGGGGGCataaagagcaagcaaaccatTAGTTGAGTTCATGGCAAGGAACCCCACTTAGTCTGTGGTTAGTGCCAACTAAGGGGGTCAGTAATCAAGGTGacttgctgggggtggggaatggtCTTTACCCACCGATCATCTGAGCATTGTCAGGAATGTGCCGTTTAATTACCTGTCAGCTCGAGGCAAAAGAACTAACAAAGACCCTCGCACTCGCAGGCCGGAGAACACGCACAAGTCCACCCCGGCGAGTTACCACGCAGACATCAACCTGCTTTATTGGAGCGACGAGGAGGCTGTGGTGGACTTCAAGGCCGTGCAGGGCCGCTGCACCGTGGAGTACGGGGAGGACCTGCCTGAGTGCCTCCAGGACTTCTCCGCTGGTGGCCCCGACCGCTTCTACTTCCTTGAGGTGGGGCCCTGGGCTTACTGGAGGGAGGGCCTTGGGGTCAGACACAGCCCCCGAGAAAGCAGTTTATCCAGAGTACGAATCTGTGACATTCAAGTTGTTCTGGAATTTGACACTTTgggcttaaaacaaaacagaatgtcACATTTGAGTGTCCTAAGGCAATAGCAATTTTTGAAGACTGTTAAGTGGCCTCTGCTGGCCTGGCCAGTGCCTGTGAGTTAGGGGAAAGTTCCTCTAGCCCTGGGagatgcagccctgcccccagTGCCTTCAGCCAGGGTTCCGTGTCCAGGCCGGGGCCATACAGCCGAGCCTGTGCCTGGTTATTGAGAGTAGAGCCAGCAGTTTGTTGATTAAGCTAATCACTCTTAAATTGTTTGAGCATGGCTTTTCTGTGATAGGCATGTATCGTTCTAAGATAACCCACGTTTCCCCCAGGTTCCAGTGTGTACAGTCTAACTGTAACACTTGCCTGTTTTTAGAATGAGTAGTCCAGGTACTTGAAATAGCAAGAATTTCGGCcatataaaatgtgtgtgttaGTAGAATTTTCCCCTCATCTCTAATGTAATAAAACTCAAAGCACTTTTTGCTTATGGCCATGTTTAGGGAGAAATTAAGTAGATCTTATCAAATTAACTTAAATCGTATTTGTTAGAGAGGGGACTGGTGTTTCTCTTCCAGACTGTTGTGGTTCTTTCCTTCTCAGGCCTATAATGCCAAGAGCAAAAGCTTTGAAGATCCTCCAAACCATGCCCGTAGCCCTGGAaataaagggaaagggaagggaaaaggtaTGTCGTTACTCCACGGGCTTCTTTTCAAGTCCGTCTCCCATAACTCAATTCTCGTGAATCAGTCAGTATAAAAGAGCAGCCTCTGACGTTACCTCGCTCTGCTGCCGTCAACTCAAAACGAGGCCGTCTCTGAATCACCAGGGTGTTTGAAGAGAGCACGCTAGGGCCCTGATCTGACTTGGGGCCTGTCTCCCGCAGGGAAAAGCAGGACAAAGTCGCAAAGCTCTGAGCCGAGCGAGCTGGAGACGGAAATAAAGCTGCCGAAGCTGCGGACGCTGGATGTGTTTTCTGGCTGTGGGGGTTTGTCGGAAGGGTTCCACCAAGCAGGTAGGCTCTGGGTTTCTCTCCGCACAGCTGCAAAAACCGGACCGGGCGTGTTCTGCCTGGAAGACCTTCCTGGCTCTGGTCACAGTTCTGACTAAAGAGTCTCATATGCTACAGGGTTCGCAGCTCATCTTTGTCCTTGTGTCCCCCAGGCATCTCGGAAACGCTGTGGGCCATCGAGATGTGGGACCCCGCGGCCCAGGCGTTCCGGCTGAACAATTCCGGGTCCACGGTGTTCACAGAGGACTGCAACGTCCTGCTGAAGCTGGTCATGGCCGGGGAGGTGACCAACTCCCGCGGCCAGAAGCTGCCGCAGAAGGGAGACGTGGAGATGCTGTGTGGCGGGCCTCCTTGCCAAGGCTTTAGCGGCATGAACCGCTTCAACTCTCGAACGTACTCTAAGTTCAAGAACTCCCTGGTGGTCTCCTTCCTCAGGTAAACAGGCTAGAATTCCCTCTGCGTTCGGTGCTGCCCCAGGGTGACTAGACGGCTGGTCCCGGGGCTGCGCCGCAGGCGTGCCAGGGCCGAGCAGTAACTGCTTTAGCCTTCGCACCTGCTGAAGGCGGAGTGCTGAGTGAGACGCCGGTCTTTGCCTTCAGGAAGTTCACGGCTGCCCCTCCGCTAGGGAGAGACCTTGAGAGTTGGCAGGTGCGTCTTGACAAACGTCAAGCATTTGGGAGTGGCTTCTGGCAGAGTAGGTCTCCTCCTCTCTCGTCTCTCCCGCCTCCACAGCTACTGCGACTACTACCGGCCCAGGTACTTCCTCCTGGAGAATGTCAGGAACTTCGTCTCCTTCAAGCGCTCCATGGTCCTGAAGCTCACGCTCCGCTGCCTGGTCCGCATGGGCTACCAGTGCACCTTCGGCGTGTTGCAGGTGGGCCccctgggcaggggcagagcGGGCAGACGTGTGTGGCCGGAGAAAGGGCTGAGCAGTCCCTGGACAGCGGCAAGCTGTCTCAAAGGGAAAGTAGATCTGAGAGGGGCCACAGTGTGGTGACGTGCAGCGCGGGCGAGGGCTGGGGAGGCGGCTGCCGGGCCCCTCCCATCCAGCTTCCGTAGTGTCTCGGCCTCACTGACCAACCTTGTTGGCAGCCGTGTTCTTTCCCTTGTGACCGTGGGCTGCCAGGCAGGTGGCATGGCTCCTGGTGTCTCCTCTGGCCGCTCTTCTCCCCAagtgctccttcatgtgctgtttAAAGAGCTGGCTGGGATCGCCAGCAGGGTTCACTCCCATCTTCTCCAGGGGCTACCGACCACCTCCTGGGATCTTTCGTCCTCTTCTCCGGTCCCACCTCCTGTTAGGCATGAGCCCGTGGGTTAACTAGGGGCTCTCTGGGTGAGCTCCACACCAGCCAGACGCCCCAGAAAGTCAGGTGCTGCGGACCCCAGCCCTTCGCCCAGCTGCTCGGAGGTGCCCACTGACCATGTGTGTGTCTGGCCCTCTCCCGCGCAGGCTGGTCAGTACGGCGTGGCCCAGACGCGGAGGCGGGCCATCATCCTGGCCGCGGCCCCCGGAGAGCAGCTCCCTCTGTTCCCGGAGCCGCTGCACGTGTTCGCGCCCCGGGCCTGCCAGCTGAGTGTCGTAGTCGACGACAAGAAGTTTGTCAGCAACATCACCAGGTAGGAGCACCCCCGGCCAGCCCGCTGTTCTGGCGCTTGTGAGCCTTCCCCGGCGAGGCCTGGTGCGGGTGGACCTCTGTGAAGAGGCCCGAGCCGAGGAGACAGTGTTAGCGAGGGCAGACAGCGCCGCGTCCGGCCTGCCCTGCGAGCGCTCTGCCACCTCTGCTCTCGTTCTGACCCTGAGTGCCCTGTGTCCGGGGCAGTGGCCAGAAGCCTGGCCGCAGTCACGGGCAGAGCCCACGCTATAGCCTGTCCCCTTTTCCGATGGGGTCTGAGAAGAATGCTGCCCCTGTGACCTCGGGCGGCCCTTTGACCCCGAGTGGTCCTTTGACCCCGAGCCGGGTTGCCTTCTCTGGAGAAGACGGTGCCAGCAGTCGGGGGATGGCAATTGTGACTCACACACATGATAGCTGTGTGTGTCCCCAGAGGTGCCACAGTCTGTGCTCTGTTGCAGGTTGAGCTCGGGTCCGTTCCGAACCATCACCGTGCGGGACACGATGTCCGACCTTCCCGAGATTCGGAACGGAGCTTCGGCGCAGGAGATCTCGTACAACGGGGAGCCTCAGTCCTGGTTCCAGAGGCAGCTCCGGGGCTCGCAGTACCAGCCCATCCTCAGGGACCACATCTGTAAGGTAACGTCACCTCCATAGAGCAGGgcctcctcccagcagcctcccagGAACAGCTCTGTGGTTGGAGCCCAGCCAGGGCTTGTGGGGGAAGCGGGGTCTGGTCTCGGCCCCCTTCCAGCTCCTTCTGCTCTTGGCCCCTAACACAAAATCCGCTACCTCAGCCGGCCCCCAGCCTCACATCTCActgcctcctgcttctccttgcaccccacccccgccccagtaCATGGTCCTGGAAAGTGTCAATCAGAGCTTATACTCTGCCTAGAATCGGGCTAGAATGGTGTGTCTGGCCATCGTCTCCTGTGACTGGTCTTGTCTCTCAGCACCGCTGTTCTCTGGGTATCTCCCAAACGCACCAAACCCCAGCTCTCCCCGCCGCCGGCTCCTCCTGTCCTGCAGGGCTCAGCTCCGACGTCACCTCCTCAGTAGCCCCGCGCTTGCCCGAAGCCGTCCCTTCACCCGTTCCCCCGTCGTTCACATCCCTGCTCTGGTGTCGTCATGGCACGTGTGTAACCCCCAGGTTGTCGATTGGGGTCACTGCTTGTCTCCCACAGTGGGATACAAGCCCCTTGGGGTCCTGGTCACCGTGGTATGCCCAGTGCCCAGTACTGTGGCGCCCAGCCCACTGCATGTGGTCAGGTGCTCCCTGAGCTCAGCGACAGCTGGGCCTGCTCTGCTCTTCCAGGACATGAGCGCGTTGGTGGCTGCTCGCATGCGGCACATCCCTCTAGCCCCGGGCTCAGACTGGCGTGACCTGCCAAACATCGAGGTGCGGCTCTCTGATGGCACCTTGGCCAGGAAGCTGCGGTACAACTACCACGACAAGAAGAACGGCTGCAGCAGCGCCGGGGCTCTCCGCGGGGTCTGCTCCTGCGTGGAAGGTTTGTGCCCTGGCCTCCAGGTGTGGCTTCCTCAAGTTTGGTGTGAAGCCCCAGCCCCCTTAGGCTCTGCAGCGGGGCGGTGGGCTCAGGGTTTCTCAGCAGGAGATGCCGGGGCTGCCGCGCAGGAACCCAGCAGCCCTGGGTGGGGTGCAGACTCGCCAAGCCTGGGTGTCCCTGCTGCGCACGGCTGCTGAGGACAGGGTCCGTGATGAAGCTCTGCCTGGCAAACGGGGACTGTCGGCTGCTGTATCATCCCGTTCCGTCAGCACAGCCCCATCGCAGCCCTCTCTTCCAACAGGCAAAGCCTGTGACCCTGCGGCCAGACAGTTCAACACCCTCATTCCCTGGTGCCTGCCCCACACCGGGAACAGGCACAACCACTGGGCCGGCCTCTACGGACGGCTCGAGTGGGACGGCTTCTTCAGCACGACCGTCACCAACCCCGAGCCCATGGGCAAGCAGGTAGGTCTGAGGGCCACTTGGGCCTGGGCGGGGACGGAGGCACGGGCTTCGCGGCTGGGCCGGCCCTCCTCGCCGCCTCCTGCCTCTGCGCCCCGGCCCGGGGTGGGCTTCCCGTGGCcccgtctccttcccacccacatCGCACCTCTTGCCCCCAGGGCCGCGTGCTCCACCCAGAGCAGCACCGCGTCGTGAGTGTGCGGGAGTGCGCCCGCTCTCAGGGCTTCCCCGACACCTACCGGCTGTTCGGCAACATCCTGGACAAGCACCGGCAGGTCAGTGGAGCGCAGTCGGCCCGGGTCTCCTCCCCGCTGAGGAGGGGCGAGCGGCACCGCGCACGAAGCAGCCCTGGCCGGAGGGAGACGAGGGGGTCGGGGGTCGGTGGGGAGCTTGACTCGCAGTCACTTTCTAGGGGACGCTGAGCCCCCAGAGCTGGGGGCTGACTGGCCTCAGCACTCCCACGAGGGGGTGGTCAGGAAGGAGGGACCCTGGGCGCTCCCGGGTCAGGCGGAGTCGCCAAGTGTGTCGGGTGCCGTGGACAGCTGAGGCACATTTCGCCCAAAGGAAAGTCCCAGCGCACGGCAGAGAGCAGACGAAACACGCGGTGGTGAAAGCTCCTTGTTGCTAAGGGTTGAAGCGAGCCAACAATCCCTCCTGTTTCTCAGAGTTCG is a window of Globicephala melas chromosome 3, mGloMel1.2, whole genome shotgun sequence DNA encoding:
- the DNMT1 gene encoding DNA (cytosine-5)-methyltransferase 1 isoform X6 codes for the protein MVRAASARRPSPSVSARKARADCAAAASAAPSKMPARTAPARVPALASRAFSLPDDVRRRLKDLERDSLTEKECVKEKLNLLHEFLQTEIKNQLCDLETKLHKEELSEEGYLAKVKSLLNKDLSLENGAHAFSREVNGCLENGSQTSGEEHRVEIAEKKKSPKPVSKLCMPRRSKSDAETKSAEVSSSPRITRQTTRQTTITSHFTRGPAKRKPEEDAEKAKSDDSVDEEEKDQEEKRRRVTSRERVAGLLPAEEPGRVRPGTHVEEEERDDKVKPGHLQEEKRLRSQTKELTPKQKSKEEPDRDARPGGAQAEMNEGEDKDEKRHRSQPKDLASKRRPEEKEPEGVKPQVSDEKDEDEKEEKRRRTTCKEPTEKKMARTKMAVVSSKTDPLKCIECGQYLDDPELRYEQHLPDAVEEIQLLTNERLSIFDANESGFESYEDFPQHKLTCFSVYCKRGHLCPIDTGLIEKDVELLFSGSAKPIYEDDPSPEGGVNGKNLGPINEWWIAGFDGGEKALLGFSTSFAEYILMDPSPEYAPLFSVMQEKIYISKIVVEFLQNNPDSTYEDLINKIETTVPPSMLNLNRFTEDSLLRHAQFVVEQVESYDRAGDSDEQPIFLTPCMRDLIKLAGVTLGKRRAERRQTIRHPAKEKDRGPTKATTTKLVYQIFDTFFAEQIEKDDKEDKENAFKRRRCGVCEICQQPECGKCKACKDMVKFGGSGRSKQACQKRRCPNMAMKEADDDEEVDDNIPEMPSPKKMHQGKKKKQNKDRIFWVGEAVKTDGKKSYYKKVCIDSETLEVGDCVSVIPDDSSKPLYLARVTALWEDSSNGQMFHAHWFCAGTDTVLGATSDPLELFLVDECEDMQLSYIHSKVQVVYKAPSENWALEGGVDPEALMSEGDGKTYFYQLWYDQDYARFESPPKTQPMEDNKYKFCASCARLAEMRQKEIPRVMEQLEDLDGRVLYSLATKNGIQYRVGDGVYLPPEAFTFNIKLSSPVKRPRKEPVDEALYPEHYRKYSDYIKGSNLDAPEPYRIGRIKEIFCSKKSNGRPNETDIKIRVNKFYRPENTHKSTPASYHADINLLYWSDEEAVVDFKAVQGRCTVEYGEDLPECLQDFSAGGPDRFYFLEAYNAKSKSFEDPPNHARSPGNKGKGKGKGKSRTKSQSSEPSELETEIKLPKLRTLDVFSGCGGLSEGFHQAGISETLWAIEMWDPAAQAFRLNNSGSTVFTEDCNVLLKLVMAGEVTNSRGQKLPQKGDVEMLCGGPPCQGFSGMNRFNSRTYSKFKNSLVVSFLRKFTAAPPLGRDLESWQVRLDKRQAFGSGFWQSRSPPLSSLPPPQLLRLLPAQVLPPGECQELRLLQALHGPEAHAPLPGPHGLPVHLRRVAGWSVRRGPDAEAGHHPGRGPRRAAPSVPGAAARVRAPGLPAECRSRRQEVCQQHHQVELGSVPNHHRAGHDVRPSRDSERSFGAGDLVQRGASVLVPEAAPGLAVPAHPQGPHL